In Paroedura picta isolate Pp20150507F chromosome 1, Ppicta_v3.0, whole genome shotgun sequence, the following are encoded in one genomic region:
- the C1D gene encoding nuclear nucleic acid-binding protein C1D: MSETELVAEEYPTEIQDYLSTFEKSLGSVDEMLKTMMSVSRSELLQKLDPLEQAKLDLVSAYTLNSLFWVYLATQGVNPKEHAVKQELERIRTYMNRVKEIADKKKAAKLDKGAASRFVRNALYEPKPQKESAKKSPLAKKKKMR, encoded by the exons ATGTCCGAAACCGAACTGGTGGCAGAAGAATACCCGACAGAGATACAGGATTATCTTTCCACCTTTGAAAAATCTCTTGGCTCTGTGGATGAAATGCTCAAGACGATGATGTCCGTGTCCAGAAGTGAACTTCTTCAGAAG CTGGATCCCCTGGAACAAGCAAAATTAGATCTGGTCTCAGCTTATACATTGAATTCACTGTTCTGGG TGTATCTTGCCACTCAGGGCGTTAATCCAAAGGAACACGCAGTAAAACAAGAGCTG GAGAGGATACGAACATACATGAACAGAGTGAAAGAGATCGCGGACAAGAAGAAAGCCGCCAAACTGGACAAAGGCGCTGCTTCGAGATTTGTGCGGAATGCTCTGTATGAACCAAAACCGCAAAAGGAATCTGCCAAGAAATCTCCGCTggccaaaaagaagaaaatgcgCTAG